Proteins encoded within one genomic window of Methanomassiliicoccales archaeon:
- a CDS encoding aconitase X catalytic domain-containing protein: protein MFLTKEEESILAGEQGNGRRRAMELLVAVGKVYGAERLVPITSAHLSGVSYKTIGEGGIDFLKEMSQDCKVTVRTTLNPSGMDSERWKEMHVSEEFARKQLDIIECYGRLGVQTTCSCTPYLSINVPNRGDTIAWAESSALSYANSVLGARTNREGGPGALAASIIGKTPLYGLHLDVNRVPTVVIEAEMREDLLDYALLGHAIGSKIGGAVPFIRGVRPGTDQLKIMAAAMAAAGSVAMFHVDRVTPDSASQDLKGLEVIRIDSKELRTLKDKVTSGKEPDLIALGCPHLSENEVRHLASIVKGKRKAKDTDVWFCTSRDVKARCPKEVSELERIGNVVCDTCMIVTPIEGVYSCTATNSCKACSYLPSLCSQKVVCESAEALLGSVMQ from the coding sequence ATGTTCCTGACCAAAGAGGAGGAATCGATCCTTGCCGGAGAACAGGGCAACGGCAGGCGTAGGGCCATGGAGCTGCTGGTAGCGGTCGGCAAGGTCTACGGCGCAGAAAGGCTTGTCCCGATCACATCGGCACATCTCTCGGGTGTGTCGTACAAAACGATCGGGGAGGGCGGGATCGACTTTCTCAAGGAAATGTCGCAGGACTGCAAGGTCACGGTAAGGACCACCCTTAATCCATCCGGTATGGACAGCGAACGCTGGAAGGAGATGCATGTTTCCGAGGAGTTCGCCCGGAAGCAGCTCGATATCATCGAATGCTACGGAAGGCTGGGGGTCCAGACGACCTGCAGCTGTACACCTTATCTATCCATCAATGTGCCCAACCGGGGCGACACCATAGCCTGGGCGGAATCATCCGCCCTTTCCTACGCCAATTCGGTGCTTGGGGCGAGAACCAATAGGGAAGGGGGGCCCGGGGCTTTGGCCGCCTCGATAATCGGCAAGACTCCGCTCTACGGGCTTCATCTGGATGTCAACCGGGTCCCGACCGTGGTCATCGAGGCCGAAATGAGGGAGGACCTCCTGGACTATGCGCTGCTGGGCCATGCGATAGGCTCCAAGATAGGTGGTGCAGTACCCTTCATCCGAGGCGTTAGGCCTGGAACGGACCAGCTCAAGATCATGGCGGCCGCCATGGCCGCAGCCGGTTCGGTGGCCATGTTCCACGTGGACCGAGTTACACCGGACAGCGCTTCACAGGATCTCAAAGGTCTGGAGGTGATCAGGATCGATTCCAAGGAGCTTCGCACCCTCAAGGACAAAGTGACCAGCGGCAAGGAGCCGGACCTGATAGCGCTTGGCTGTCCGCACCTCAGCGAGAATGAGGTGAGGCATCTGGCCAGTATCGTGAAGGGTAAGAGGAAGGCCAAGGACACCGATGTCTGGTTCTGCACATCGAGGGATGTCAAGGCCCGTTGCCCCAAAGAGGTCAGCGAATTGGAGAGAATAGGGAATGTGGTCTGCGATACATGCATGATAGTAACCCCGATCGAAGGCGTATACAGTTGTACGGCAACGAACTCATGCAAGGCATGCAGCTACCTGCCCTCATTATGCTCACAAAAGGTGGTGTGCGAATCGGCCGAAGCACTTCTCGGTTCGGTGATGCA